In Stanieria sp. NIES-3757, the DNA window AAATACTTATGCCAAGCTTTGGTCAAAATAGCACAGCATATTCCCGAAACCCCAACTATTGAATTGATTAAGTCAGTCAAAGATGCTATCCCTCATTTAGAAGAGGTCGCACAAAATCTGATTGTATCAGTCAGGGATGAAGATTTAATTTGGGTTTTTAGTGGAGTAGAAAAATTTTATTCAGGACAAGGCTTATATGCACAAGCAGAAACCTGGTGTAAGCAATGTTTATTAGTAGTACAAACTCGGTTGGGAGCAAAGCATCCAGATTTAGCTACCAGCCTCAACAACTTGGCAGAACTCTATCGTTCACAGGGAAGATACACGGAGGCTGAACCTCTTTACTTACAAGCATTATATTTAAGAAAACGGTCGCTAGGAGAGGAGCATCCAGATTTAGCCATAAGTCTTAACAGCCTAGCTCTACTCTACTATGCACAGGGAAGATACACGGAGGCTGAACTTCTTTTTCAACAAGTATTAGATTTAAGAAAACGGCTACTAGAAGAGGAGCATCCGGATTTAGCCATAAGTCTCAACAACTTGGCAGCATTCTATCGTTCACAGGGAAGATACGCGGAGGCTGAACCTCTTTACTTACAAGCATTAGATTTAAGAAAACGGCTGCTAGGAGAGAGTCATCCAGATTTAGCTATAAGTCTCAACAACCTAGCTTTACTCTATGAATCACAGGGAAGATACGTGGAGGCTGAACCTCTTTACTTACAAGCATTAGAACTGTATAAACGGTTGTTAGGAGAGGAACATCCAGATGTAGCATTCATTCTCAACAACCTGGCAAAACTTTACTATGCACAAGGAAGATATGCAGAGGCTGAACCCTATTGCCGACAAGCATTAGATTTAAGAAAACGGCTGCTAGGAGAAGAACATCCAGATGTAGCACTCAGTCTCAACAACTTGGCAGAACTCTATCGTTCACAAGGAAGATACACAGAGGCTGAACCCTATTGCCGACAAGCATTAGATTTAAGAAAACGGCTTCTAGGAGAAGAACATCCAGATGTAGCATTCAGTCTCAATAATCTGGCAAAACTTTACTCTGACCAAAAGCAATACGAACAAGCCAAACCCCTCTATCGACAAGCTTTAGAAATTGCTGAAAAAAGCTTAGGAGTAAATCATCCAACTACAATCACTATTCGTGAAAATCTGAAATCTTTAGGGGATGATAATCCTTAAAATTACTACTCGATCTGGAATTTAATATTACATCAACCTAGAGACAAATAGTCCAGATCACTCCCCCGACACTCACGACAAAAACGCGATCTCGCTTATAGCGAGGCACTGCGCGGACAGCTTCGCTGGCGCATTCGCGATCGCAATTAAATGAATGTCAAGATTTAAAGATATATTACCCTAGTATTAAGGTCGGTAACAATAGTAGGATGGTAAGTTGCTTTACCGTAGTTTGATTAGAAGCAGAAGTAAATTAGAACTTGCCACTGTTATCTAAACAGAAGCTGAACCTATTAATGCCAGTATTGTAGAGAGTATATCCCCAGTAGAAGTATATGGCTGAGTCAATTCGCATCCTGATGTGTTCCCCCGACCACTACGACGTAGATTATGTGATTAATCCGTGGATGGAGGGAAATATTCATAAATCCTCGCGCGATCGCGCTGCCGAACAGTGGCAAAAATTATATCATGTCCTTAAGGATTTGGCGGTGGTAGATTTAGTTCCGCCTCAGCAAGGTTGGCCGGATCTGGTGTTTACGGCTAATGCTGGTTTAGTTTTGGGTGATGATGTCGTTCTTAGTCGTTTTTATCATAAAGAACGTCAGGGAGAAGAGCCTCATTTTAAGCAATGGTTTGAAGAGAATTGTTTTACCGTCCACGAATTACCTAAAGATTTACCTTTTGAAGGTGCAGGAGATGCCCTTTTAGATCGAGAAGGGCGTTGGTTGTGGGCTGGTTATGGTTTTCGTTCCGAATTAGATTCCCATCCTTATATTGCTAAGTGGTTGGATATTGAGGTTTTATCCTTAAGGTTAATTGACGATCGCTTTTATCATCTGGATACTTGTTTTTGTCCTTTAACTGATGGTTATTTACTTTATTATCCCGATGCCTTTGATTCCTATTCCAATCGCTTGATCGAAATGCGTGTACCCACCGAAAAGCGAATTGCGATTGAAGAAGCTGATGCAGTTAAGTTTGCTTGTAATGCGGTTAATGTCGATCGTACCGTAGTAATGAACCAAGCAAGCGACAGTCTCAAACAACGTTTAGCCGAAGCAGGTTTTTCTGTAATTGAAACACCTTTAACTGAATTTCTTAAAGCTGGTGGTGCAGCAAAATGTCTGACTTTAAGAATTACTGAACCAGTTCTACCAGATGTTCATGCTAACGTACCTGTAGAGAGTCGGATTATTCATTTGGAAGGACATCTTTTGGATGCTGGAATAATGAATCAGGCTTTAGATTTAGTCGTGGAAAACGGCGGTAGTTTTAGAGTCTTGAATTTTAATTTAGGTATTGAAAGACAAAGTACTTCCGCTGCTGATGTGAGGGTATCTGCACCTTCCCATGATGTCATGGAAGATATCATGCGTCAGTTGATCGATTTGGGTGCAGTTGCACCTCCACAAGAAATTTGCGATGTCATTACCGAAGTTTGTACTCAAGCAGGTGTTGCCCCCGATGACTTTTATGTCACTACGATTTATCCCACTGAAGTTAGAATTAATTGTGAGTGGGTGAGAGTTCAAAAACAACGCATGGATGGGGCAATTGTAGTTAGTAAGACGAGTGATGGTATAGTTGCTCAATGTAAAATTTTACGAGACTTACAAGAAAGCGATCGCGTTGTAGTTGGCGTTGAAGGTATTCGTACGGTTAAGAAAACGGAATCCAGAGAACAACGTAACTCTCAAGAATTCAGCTTCATGGGTGCTGGTGTATCAAGTGAAAGAAGAGTTGAATTAGTCGTCGAACAGATCGCTTGGGAATTGCGTCAAATTCGCGATCGCGGTGGTAAAGTTGTGGTTACCGCAGGGCCAGTGGTAATTCATACTGGTGGCGCACAACATCTTTCTCGTTTGATTCGCGATGGTTATGTGCAAGCCTTACTAGGAGGTAACGCGATCGCAGTTCACGACATCGAACAAGCGTTGATGGGTACTTCATTGGGTGTGGATATGCAAAAAGGAACACCCGTAAGTGGTGGACATCGTCATCATCTCAAAGTGATTAATACCATTCGTCGTTATGGCAGTATTGCTAAGGCAGTAGAAGCAGGAATTCTAACCAAAGGCATTATGTATCAATGCGTTAAAAATAATATTCCCTTCTGTTTAGCTGGTTCAATTCGCGATGATGGCCCTCTTCCCGATACTCAAATGGATCTGATTAAGGCACAAGCAGAGTATGCCAAATTGATTGAAGGAACAGACATGATTCTAATGCTTTCTTCGATGCTACATTCGATTGGAGTTGGTAATATGACTCCTGCGGGAGTAAAAATGGTTTGTGTAGATATCAATCCTGCCGTTGTGACCAAGTTAAGCGATCGCGGTTCGGTCGAATCTGTCGGAGTAGTTACCGATGTCGGTTTATTCCTCAGTTTATTGGTTAAACAGTTGGAAAAATTGACCAGTCCTTATCAAGTTGTTTAAATAATTAGGTGGTTGAGAAGAGGGGAACAGGGATGCCGATATATTAGTCAATAGAATCCATAACTGGTAACTGTTTACCCCTCTTTTTTTATCCAAAAAAATAATGAACAGATTAAAATACTTCGGGCTATTAGTAGGATTTAGTTTAATGATTCCTTGTGCTTCTGCCAATCAACCGCCTGTTCCCGAATCAATTACTTGGTATAACTGCAAAAGTCGCGAAGTTTGGACAAAGGAAAAATCCGCTTGGTGCAAAGAATTATCTAAATTACAAAATACTCAATATCAACTCCCAGATCTTGGTGAGTTTAATCTTACTAATGGGAAATACAACAATGATGCTGAACGGAAAGTAGTTTTCTTTCAAAATACTCCTGGTACAATTAAATACGATCGCCTTCCTGATGGTACTAAAATCGCTACAGTTCTTTTAAGTTCTAATACAGGAGGTTCGGGAATTTTTATTCATCTGGTGGTGATGAAAGAGGTAGATGGAGAATATCAAACCTTAGCAACTCAATTTTTAGGCGATCGAGTTTGGGTAAAATCAGTTAAATTAGCAGAAAAACAAATCAAAGTTCAACTAATTAAACAGGGAGAAGCAGAACCCCAGTGTTGTCCTACTCTAGAAGTAGTTCAGACCTATCATTTAGCTGATGGCAAGCTGGAACAACTAGCAGAAGAAAAAATTGGTAATGTACCCCTCGATCCAGGACGCAGGTTTTTTACTGAATTAGAAGTAACCGATCAAATTATTGGTGAAGATCCCCTTCAAATTGCCAAGAATCTCTACGGTACTCAAGAAACTCCCAGTGAAGGCAACTTTCAAGAGGAATTAACTTTAATTGAGCGAGTTTTTAATCAACCAGTTGTTTTACTAACTCAAACAGGTTTATTAGATGATTCAATTGAAGGAACGCGCTATCGTTTAGAGTTTAGACCCCAAGGCAAACAATGGCAACTAATTTGGGTAGGACAACAAAATCGCTGTTATCCAGACAGAGGTTCACAGGAATGGAATTCAGAACCATGTAACTAAAAAACTAAAGTTTTTCTCGAATTATTGATATACACCATATTTTTACTCCTGCCTCCTGCCTCAAAAGATCGAGTTTACACCCGATCAATCTGAAAACCGCTATCTTTAAGATCAAATTAGGTTAAATTGTTCCCCAGTAACAACATCGGCACTAGAACCATTAGTAATATTCACATTATTTAAGGTAATTTGCTGACCAAAAATATCGGTGACAAGCAAATCTTGTGCGCCATTAAGCGGGTAATTACCATTTAAAACAAAACGATTATCAGACTCGCGATTAAGTTCTACTAGATTACCGTTGTTGGTAATCAAATCAACGCTTTCAATCGGATAGCGGTGGTTATTTAATCTTACTGCTGCGTAGTAAGGATTAGTTTCAGCAATTCCTTCGACTACAATACCTTGACCAATGCTATAACCATAAGCCGTTACATAGTCATCGGCAGGCCCGACTAATTTATATTCAATATTAACTATTCCATCAACAGGCTCTGCAATCTCAGCGAAAGCTTCCGCACTCAAATCTAAGCCATCGGCTCGTTCGTATAAATAATCTACAACTTGAACTATGATTGGAGCAGCACCATCTCTTTGTTTTGGGCCAGATACTTCCAAAAAAGCACCACTTGCTTCCGAACCATTCCATTGCACATTATTAATTGCAACAATTTTATCTAGTTCACTTTGCACTGGCACATCATAACCAGAAGCCCCCTTACCACCAGAAGGATTAGCAGCATCGTAAAAAGTACCTCTGCCTTGATAGTTTTGATTAAGCTCTAATTCTGGTTGTAAATTAGGATTGGAAAAAGTATAGATACTGTCCGAAATGCTAGGGCTAGTAAAAGTTGAACCATTCAATTCAAAGTTTTGTGGTTCTGAAATGACTGAGTTATTGCCCGTAAACCCAAAAGTTAAAGTTTCTCCCGCAGCAATTTCCCGATTCCAAGCAGCGTGACTGACAACATAATTACCATTTTCATTACTTTCAATCGCAGCATCCCAGATATTATTAATTTGATTGGGAAAATCGAATTCCAGACTCCAACTATCAATATTGCTACCACTATTATTTGTAATCGCTATTTTGCCTTCAAAGCCACTGCCCCAGTCTTTAATCAACGTAAAGTCAACATCTGCCGATAAATTATCATCTGGTGTTAGTGTGTCTGAGTTTGCCCTATTTGGAATTTCTGCTACTGGTTTTGGTGTATTAACTGGAGAAGTCTCAATTGTAGAACTAGGATCATCATCAAAGGAAATATTGGTAGGACTGATAATTTGTCCGTTAACTTTATTGGCGTTAAAGTAAATTGAAATTGTTTGTTGAGAATTAATTATTTCGTTGTAATCTACTGGCTTTAAAACGTAGCGATTGCCTTCATGACTGACAATTTCAGCCCCCCAAATCATCCCAGGTTCAATTTCAAAAGCAGATTCAAATTCTATTGTCCAATCATTAATTGTTTCTCCTGTATTGAAAAGATCTAATCTTCCTGTA includes these proteins:
- a CDS encoding NB-ARC domain-containing protein, translating into MSESPNPQQPFQKVFSNVSVGGDLTAGDITLIYNQYTNLDVIPKPQGIPQNIISSSTDKFVGRERDLENLNQQLQRHNQVVIAAVEGMGGVGKTELAIQYSLLNLQLKTYPGGICWIHAREQDIGLQIVNFARTDLDLNPPDDLELPDRVRWCWKRWQEGNTLIVLDDVNDYSEIKPYLPPQPSQFKVLITTRLKLDLPSSLYLAVLSEPDALELLSQLVGSAKVEQELETAKELCQRLGYLPLALQLVGRYIKKRRISLAEELRRLEEKGLGHPSMEVPENDPSWTLEIKRGVEAAFELSWDELKKFEFAQELGCLLSLFALAPIPWTLVESAVPYREPESLENDRTELENLHLLQGEDVYQLHQLIREFLNKKQINLAIADEQKKYLCQALVKIAQHIPETPTIELIKSVKDAIPHLEEVAQNLIVSVRDEDLIWVFSGVEKFYSGQGLYAQAETWCKQCLLVVQTRLGAKHPDLATSLNNLAELYRSQGRYTEAEPLYLQALYLRKRSLGEEHPDLAISLNSLALLYYAQGRYTEAELLFQQVLDLRKRLLEEEHPDLAISLNNLAAFYRSQGRYAEAEPLYLQALDLRKRLLGESHPDLAISLNNLALLYESQGRYVEAEPLYLQALELYKRLLGEEHPDVAFILNNLAKLYYAQGRYAEAEPYCRQALDLRKRLLGEEHPDVALSLNNLAELYRSQGRYTEAEPYCRQALDLRKRLLGEEHPDVAFSLNNLAKLYSDQKQYEQAKPLYRQALEIAEKSLGVNHPTTITIRENLKSLGDDNP
- a CDS encoding hypothetical protein (LOR/SDH bifunctional protein conserved domain protein); this translates as MAESIRILMCSPDHYDVDYVINPWMEGNIHKSSRDRAAEQWQKLYHVLKDLAVVDLVPPQQGWPDLVFTANAGLVLGDDVVLSRFYHKERQGEEPHFKQWFEENCFTVHELPKDLPFEGAGDALLDREGRWLWAGYGFRSELDSHPYIAKWLDIEVLSLRLIDDRFYHLDTCFCPLTDGYLLYYPDAFDSYSNRLIEMRVPTEKRIAIEEADAVKFACNAVNVDRTVVMNQASDSLKQRLAEAGFSVIETPLTEFLKAGGAAKCLTLRITEPVLPDVHANVPVESRIIHLEGHLLDAGIMNQALDLVVENGGSFRVLNFNLGIERQSTSAADVRVSAPSHDVMEDIMRQLIDLGAVAPPQEICDVITEVCTQAGVAPDDFYVTTIYPTEVRINCEWVRVQKQRMDGAIVVSKTSDGIVAQCKILRDLQESDRVVVGVEGIRTVKKTESREQRNSQEFSFMGAGVSSERRVELVVEQIAWELRQIRDRGGKVVVTAGPVVIHTGGAQHLSRLIRDGYVQALLGGNAIAVHDIEQALMGTSLGVDMQKGTPVSGGHRHHLKVINTIRRYGSIAKAVEAGILTKGIMYQCVKNNIPFCLAGSIRDDGPLPDTQMDLIKAQAEYAKLIEGTDMILMLSSMLHSIGVGNMTPAGVKMVCVDINPAVVTKLSDRGSVESVGVVTDVGLFLSLLVKQLEKLTSPYQVV